One genomic window of Mustela erminea isolate mMusErm1 chromosome 13, mMusErm1.Pri, whole genome shotgun sequence includes the following:
- the LOC116571518 gene encoding 10 kDa heat shock protein, mitochondrial-like has translation MATTFSIFCPFISILSRRKRAEYELPWPIIAGQAAGKFLPLFDPVFTERSAAENITKGSITLPEKYQEVSQATVVAVGSGSSKGRVERFNQLVVKVRDKVLPKYGDSKIVLDDKDYFLFRDNDIHRKYVD, from the exons ATGGCTACCACCTTCTCCATCTTCTGCCCTTTCATCAGCATtctgagcaggaggaagag AGCAGAGTATGAATTGCCCTGGCCAATCATAGCAGGACAGGCAGCCGGaaagtttcttcctctctttgacCCAGTTTTCACTGAAAGGAGTGCAGCTGAAAACATAACCAAAGGAAGCATTACGCTTCCAGAAAAATATCAAGAGGTGTCACAAGCAACAGTAGTAGCTGTTGGATCTGGCTCTAGCAAGGGAAGGGTGGAGAGATTCAACCAATTAGTGGTGAAAGTTAGAGATAAAGTTCTCCCAAAATATGGAGATTCCAAAATAGTTCTAGATGATAAGGATTATTTCTTGTTTAGAGATAATGACATTCACAGGAAGTATGTAGACTGA